One genomic region from Jilunia laotingensis encodes:
- the tsaE gene encoding tRNA (adenosine(37)-N6)-threonylcarbamoyltransferase complex ATPase subunit type 1 TsaE: MEIKIQSLDHIHEAAREFIAAMGDNTVFALYGKMGAGKTTFVKALCEELGVSDVITSPTFAIVNEYRSDEGGELIYHFDFYRIKKLSEVYDMGYEDYFYSGALCFIEWPELVEDLLPGDAVKVNIEELEDGSRCITLQ, encoded by the coding sequence ATGGAAATCAAGATTCAATCATTAGACCATATCCATGAAGCCGCCCGCGAATTTATCGCTGCTATGGGCGATAACACAGTCTTTGCCCTTTACGGTAAGATGGGAGCAGGCAAAACAACTTTTGTAAAAGCATTATGCGAAGAACTTGGCGTAAGCGACGTTATCACCTCTCCGACTTTTGCCATTGTCAACGAGTATCGTTCGGATGAAGGTGGAGAACTTATATACCACTTCGATTTCTACCGTATCAAGAAATTGAGTGAAGTATATGACATGGGATATGAAGATTATTTCTATAGCGGTGCCCTCTGTTTCATCGAATGGCCGGAATTGGTAGAAGACCTCTTGCCGGGTGATGCCGTAAAAGTAAACATAGAAGAACTGGAAGACGGCAGCCGCTGTATCACACTCCAATGA
- a CDS encoding immunity 17 family protein has product MTGHHFVQGIFVVAGIISLAAAIFDWDWFFTARNSQSIVRWAGRKRARILYGMLGILLIVMAAWFYGQTK; this is encoded by the coding sequence ATGACAGGACATCACTTTGTACAAGGAATTTTCGTTGTCGCAGGGATCATCTCCCTAGCGGCAGCGATCTTCGATTGGGATTGGTTCTTCACTGCCCGTAACTCCCAAAGTATAGTAAGATGGGCAGGACGAAAACGGGCACGTATCTTGTACGGAATGCTGGGTATCCTGCTTATCGTCATGGCGGCTTGGTTCTACGGACAAACCAAATAA